In one Drosophila pseudoobscura strain MV-25-SWS-2005 chromosome X, UCI_Dpse_MV25, whole genome shotgun sequence genomic region, the following are encoded:
- the ric8a gene encoding synembryn: MDAEHLKRLEGREAEHIPDILNEFNKKHADLLVFDSFHSDNQWHELWLAIFGILDDAQLGHLHTQCLNTVRILTRDEFSLQTNYIEHEVSQLLKLARVEASSLKLPATPDELKQQEEGQLQLQEQPSLAQSDIIAEALKCLCNLVYQSADCRRQCLRQHCLDAILKRVASSMRHPCALEYYDMKLLFLLTALEPAARTRLQIDLNGLTYMTKWLDDKLAEPSCSEEQLNIICELLKVMFNVTSAPDKSPNEYEIQSLHLTGVLRELLLRFGKMATDKERSVVTHAINLLTNISSSCLIELTLKCSNAEEQPKKAVEGVAKAKPAKCCALCFEKRNVRCLTVLLNYLRQALAQQEAEASSHELLSPVLTVLVKCSRSDCVMRHYLRQEILPPLRDVSQRPEIGQELRNHLCRFLTLPAMILRDLAAELLFVLCKEDVGRMIKYTGYGNAAGLFAKRGILDCRRVEGADYSSDSEDSDTEEYKKHQQGINPVLGCVEPKSKHNPLDDMTEEQKESEALQLVNLIEQLRQGGIVKPALIDKDGKPQPLEHILQLQEELPQQQLEQKRKT, translated from the exons ATGGACGCGGAGCACCTGAAACGACTAGAAGGCAGGGAAGCTGAGCACATCCCAGACATACTAAATGAATTCAACAAAAAG CACGCGGATCTTCTGGTCTTTGACAGCTTCCACTCGGACAACCAATGGCACGAGCTTTGGCTGGCCATCTTCGGGATCTTGGACGACGCGCAGCTAGGACACCTGCACACCCAGTGCCTCAATACGGTAAGGATATTGACCCGCGACGAGTTCAGTCTGCAAACCAACTACATCGAGCATGAGGTCAGCCAGCTGCTTAAGCTGGCCCGCGTCGAGGCCAGCTCCCTCAAGCTGCCAGCCACCCCCGACGAGCTCAAGCAGCAGGAGGAAGGTCAGCTGCAGCTACAGGAGCAGCCCAGCTTGGCCCAGTCGGACATTATAGCCGAAGCCCTAAAATGCTTGTGCAATTTGGTCTACCAGAGCGCGGACTGCCGTCGGCAGTGCCTGCGCCAACACTGCCTGGACGCCATCCTAAAGCGGGTGGCTTCCTCGATGCGTCATCCCTGTGCTCTCGAGTACTACGACATGAAGCTACTGTTTCTGCTCACAGCTCTGGAGCCAGCGGCTCGCACCCGTCTCCAAATCGATCTCAACGGCCTCACCTACATGACCAAGTGGCTGGATGACAAGCTGGCCGAGCCCAGCTGCAGCGAGGAGCAGCTCAACATCATCTGCGAGCTGCTTAAAGTGATGTTCAATGTGACCAGTGCACCGGATAAGAGTCCCAACGAGTACGAGATCCAGAGCTTGCATCTGACCGGAGTGCTCAGGGAGCTTCTGCTCCGTTTCGGAAAGATGGCCACCGACAAGGAGCGCTCGGTGGTCACGCATGCTATCAATCTGCTTACCAACATCTCCAGCAGCTGCCTCATCGAACTTACCCTCAAGTGCAGCAATGCCGAGGAGCAGCCCAAGAAGGCGGTGGAGGGtgtggcaaaggcaaagccgGCCAAATGTTGTGCTCTTTGCTTCGAGAAACGCAATGTGCGCTGTTTGACCGTACTCCTTAACTATCTGCGGCAGGCCTTGGCCCAGCAAGAGGCCGAGGCCAGCTCCCATGAGCTGCTCTCTCCGGTGCTAACCGTTCTGGTGAAGTGCTCCCGCAGCGATTGCGTTATGCGTCACTATCTGAGGCAGGAGATCTTACCGCCACTGCGTGATGTTAGCCAGCGTCCGGAGATTGGCCAGGAGCTGCGCAATCACCTTTGTCGCTTCCTTACGCTGCCCGCAATGATCTTGCGCGACCTCGCCGCTGAGCTGCTCTTTGTCCTCTGCAAAGAGGACGTAGGCCGGATGATCAAGTACACGGGATATGGCAATGCGGCCGGCCTGTTTGCCAAACGTGGCATACTCGACTGCCGCCGCGTGGAGGGCGCCGACTATTCATCGGACAGCGAGGACAGCGACACCGAGGAGTACAAGAAGCACCAGCAGGGTATTAATCCTGTTCTCGGCTGCGTGGAACCCAAATCCAAGCATAACCCGCTGGACGACATGAccgaggagcagaaggagagtGAGGCGCTTCAGCTGGTCAATCTCATCGAGCAGCTCCGCCAGGGGGGTATAGTCAAGCCCGCACTCATCGACAAGGATGGTAAGCCGCAGCCGCTGGAGCACATTCTGCAGCTCCAGGAGGaactgccgcagcagcagcttgagcAGAAGCGCAAAACCTAA
- the Erk7 gene encoding extracellular signal-regulated kinase 7 isoform X1, translated as MANKSKSESNYELDKNVTAIFDVRKALGKGAYGIVWKAIDKRQRDTVALKKIYDAFRDTTDAQRTYREVIFLRAFRHHPNIIRLLGIYRATNNMDFYLVFEHMESDLHIVIKKRDILKDIHRQFVMYQLVNAIKYVHSGNVIHRDLKPSNILIDSKCRLKVGDFGLARTVLVKPSERGTGDATGLHDAPTENEGMMSDYVATRWYRAPEILVGCRRYTKAVDMWSLGCILGEMITEQPIFQGSSTINQMEKILSALPNVTQREIDDIGNRFGTSLLCRSIRRDYQHSLNAMCRGCTSNEIGFTTALLMLDPNDRITASKALKHPFVSSFRCPSAEMEMRLNVQPPLRDDYRFALDDYRNSLYGMISKELGAGHRITQSCRTPTTVPRHSAALRELPFGCRTSALSSMRKPCALVPSTPRNNQNRICADPQQKCSNACCKVQQLNSHSQSRPHSLGQAQAHTQSMEELPRRHYHKHSSNFGFKGHPHSPPTPPQRVDGERTQLKGHRSHVPAAQRELREHERPVVVTTPRVVAQPKEMEKLKERVMERVKERVRIREKEKIQFQTQARAYVETQATGKQKPKVLELGTHDWVEKLGPTTLAGSQDAREPQGEAGLLKPPKARISKQKHREQPKTVQTSVKLEHEAIVVQKEPQDIVDHNQNPKPNPNTDPDPDPNPKPNLSHRKVRKREKELLQAPPDRRSDNTRNEKSLLLEALLRRKQRETNSQDPDMDAKVQSNLDKLQADRKKMEKKILKYAAETGLMFISENLKNNGSDRSKTVYSSDSETYFTPKSRKTLVKKTLIKKYKPNRDVKHHGNNITELHESTSSYKFKKQQHDVFDASEKGEQQVGDAKHFLEAKYCLTHELPRHEMEKHRYDSIIPSGVRQSPDDSFNTRPTPGKYHTILKPMYLDLFSTLASAPAPAQTLPSSHTVKEPRRRKHISGDNFQPLHQRHISEIQAARINND; from the exons ATGGCAAACAAATCCAAGTCGGAATCCAACTATGAGCTGGACAAGAACGTGACGGCAATTTTCGATGTGCGAAAG GCCTTGGGCAAGGGTGCCTATGGGATTGTGTGGAAGGCCATCGACAAGCGGCAAAGGGATACAGTGGCCCTGAAGAAGATCTACGATGCGTTTCGCGACACGACCGATGCCCAGCGCACGTATCGGGAGGTGATCTTCCTGCGGGCCTTTCGCCATCATCCGAACATCATCCGACTCCTGGGGATATACAG GGCCACCAACAATATGGACTTCTATTTGGTGTTCGAGCACATGGAAAGCGATCTGCACATTGTCATCAAGAAGAGGGACATCCTCAAGGACATCCACAGGCAGTTCGTAATGTACCAGTTGGTCAATGCCATAAAGTACGTGCATTCGGGCAACGTCATCCATAGGGATCTGAAGCCCAGCAACATACTGATCGACAGCAAGTGCAG ACTGAAGGTGGGGGACTTTGGACTGGCGCGCACGGTTTTGGTAAAGCCCAGCGAAAGAGGGACTGGCGACGCCACCGGCCTCCACGACGCCCCTACTGAGAATGAAGGCATGATGTCCGACTACGTGGCCACGCGCTGGTATCGTGCCCCCGAGATACTCGTGGGTTGTCGCAG GTATACTAAGGCCGTCGATATGTGGAGTCTGGGCTGCATCCTGGGCGAGATGATAACCGAACAGCCGATCTTccagggcagcagcaccatcaatCAG ATGGAGAAAATATTGTCAGCCCTGCCGAATGTGACCCAGCGCGAGATAGACGATATTGGAAACAGATTCGGGACTTCGCTGCTCTGCCGGTCGATCCGACGCGACTACCAGCACTCCCTGAACGCCATGTGTCGCGGCTGCACCTCCAACGAGATTGGTTTCACCACCGCGCTGCTGATGCTCGATCCGAACGACCGGATCACGGCCAGCAAGGCCCTCAAGCATCCGTTTGTGAGCTCCTTTCGTTGCCCCTCGGCTGAGATGGAAATGCGACTGAATGTGCAGCCGCCGCTGCGCGACGATTACCGCTTCGCGCTGGACGACTATCGTAACAGTCTGTACGGAATGATCTCCAAGGAGTTGGGTGCCGGCCATCGGATTACCCAGTCCTGTAGGACCCCGACCACGGTGCCAAGGCATTCAGCTGCTCTACGGGAACTGCCCTTCGGGTGCCGAACCAG TGCATTGAGCAGTATGCGAAAGCCATGTGCACTCGTGCCGAGCACCCCACGAAATAACCAGAATAGGATCTGTGCGGATCCCCAGCAGAAGTGTAGCAATGCGTGTTGCAAAGTGCAGCAGCTCAACTCGCACTCCCAATCGCGCCCCCATTCCCTAGGCCAGGCTCAAGCGCACACTCAGTCTATGGAGGAGCTGCCAAGGCGGCATTACCACAAGCACAGCTCTAATTTCGGGTTCAAGGGGCACCCCCACTCACCGCCGACCCCTCCGCAGAGGGTAGACGGAGAGCGAACCCAGCTCAAGGGCCATCGATCGCATGTGCCAGCCGCACAAAGGGAGTTGCGGGAGCACGAGCGTCCAGTGGTAGTAACGACACCGCGTGTGGTAGCCCAGccaaaggaaatggaaaagctAAAGGAAAGGGTAATGGAAAGGGTAAAGGAAAGGGTAAGGAtaagggaaaaggaaaagatcCAATTCCAAACACAGGCTCGAGCCTATGTAGAGACACAAGCCACAGGCAAGCAAAAGCCGAAAGTCCTCGAGCTGGGTACACATGACTGGGTCGAGAAGCTTGGTCCAACCACCTTGGCTGGTTCTCAGGATGCTAGAGAGCCCCAGGGCGAGGCCGGCCTCCTGAAGCCGCCCAAGGCAAGAATTTCCAAGCAGAAGCACAGAGAGCAGCCGAAGACAGTTCAAACCAGTGTCAAGCTCGAGCACGAGGCCATAGTCGTCCAGAAGGAACCGCAGGACATAGTGGACCATAACCAGAACCCGAAGCCGAACCCGAAcacggacccggacccggaccccaACCCGAAACCGAACCTAAGCCATCGGAAAGTGAGGAAGCGGGAGAAGGAACTACTGCAGGCGCCACCGGACAGGCGCTCGGACAACACAAGGAACGAGAAGAGCCTTCTTCTCGAGGCATTGCTGCGGCGGAAACAGCGCGAAACAAATTCCCAGGACCCCGATATGGATGCCAAAGTGCAATCGAATTTGGATAAGCTCCAGGCCGACAGGAAAAAGATGGAGAAGAAGATCCTTAAGTATGCGGCGGAAACCGGACTGATGTTCATCAGCGAAAATTTGAAGAATAACGGCTCAGACCGCTCCAAAACGGTATATTCTTCAGACTCCGAGACCTATTTTACACCAAAATCTCGTAAGACGTTGGTAAAGAAGACACTGATTAAGAAATATAAACCCAACCGGGACGTAAAACACCACGGAAATAACATTACGGAGCTCCACGAATCCACCTCGTCCTACAAGttcaagaagcagcagcacgatGTCTTCGATGCATCGGAAAAAGGCGAGCAGCAGGTGGGCGATGCCAAACATTTTTTGGAGGCAAAGTACTGCCTAACCCATGAGCTCCCTCGCCACGAGATGGAAAAACATAGATACGATTCCATAATCCCTTCAGGAGTTCGCCAATCGCCAGACGATTCATTCAACACTAGACCTACACCTGGCAAATATCACACAATCCTGAAGCCCATGTATTTGGATTTGTTTTCGACTCTGGCATCGGCACCGGCTCCGGCACAGACCCTGCCCTCGAGCCACACAGTGAAGGAGCCCCGTCGCAGGAAGCATATTTCTGGAGATAACTTCCAGCCCCTGCATCAGCGACACATCAGCGAGATCCAGGCGGCTCGCATCAATAACGACTAG
- the Erk7 gene encoding extracellular signal-regulated kinase 7 isoform X2, with translation MMSDYVATRWYRAPEILVGCRRYTKAVDMWSLGCILGEMITEQPIFQGSSTINQMEKILSALPNVTQREIDDIGNRFGTSLLCRSIRRDYQHSLNAMCRGCTSNEIGFTTALLMLDPNDRITASKALKHPFVSSFRCPSAEMEMRLNVQPPLRDDYRFALDDYRNSLYGMISKELGAGHRITQSCRTPTTVPRHSAALRELPFGCRTSALSSMRKPCALVPSTPRNNQNRICADPQQKCSNACCKVQQLNSHSQSRPHSLGQAQAHTQSMEELPRRHYHKHSSNFGFKGHPHSPPTPPQRVDGERTQLKGHRSHVPAAQRELREHERPVVVTTPRVVAQPKEMEKLKERVMERVKERVRIREKEKIQFQTQARAYVETQATGKQKPKVLELGTHDWVEKLGPTTLAGSQDAREPQGEAGLLKPPKARISKQKHREQPKTVQTSVKLEHEAIVVQKEPQDIVDHNQNPKPNPNTDPDPDPNPKPNLSHRKVRKREKELLQAPPDRRSDNTRNEKSLLLEALLRRKQRETNSQDPDMDAKVQSNLDKLQADRKKMEKKILKYAAETGLMFISENLKNNGSDRSKTVYSSDSETYFTPKSRKTLVKKTLIKKYKPNRDVKHHGNNITELHESTSSYKFKKQQHDVFDASEKGEQQVGDAKHFLEAKYCLTHELPRHEMEKHRYDSIIPSGVRQSPDDSFNTRPTPGKYHTILKPMYLDLFSTLASAPAPAQTLPSSHTVKEPRRRKHISGDNFQPLHQRHISEIQAARINND, from the exons ATGATGTCCGACTACGTGGCCACGCGCTGGTATCGTGCCCCCGAGATACTCGTGGGTTGTCGCAG GTATACTAAGGCCGTCGATATGTGGAGTCTGGGCTGCATCCTGGGCGAGATGATAACCGAACAGCCGATCTTccagggcagcagcaccatcaatCAG ATGGAGAAAATATTGTCAGCCCTGCCGAATGTGACCCAGCGCGAGATAGACGATATTGGAAACAGATTCGGGACTTCGCTGCTCTGCCGGTCGATCCGACGCGACTACCAGCACTCCCTGAACGCCATGTGTCGCGGCTGCACCTCCAACGAGATTGGTTTCACCACCGCGCTGCTGATGCTCGATCCGAACGACCGGATCACGGCCAGCAAGGCCCTCAAGCATCCGTTTGTGAGCTCCTTTCGTTGCCCCTCGGCTGAGATGGAAATGCGACTGAATGTGCAGCCGCCGCTGCGCGACGATTACCGCTTCGCGCTGGACGACTATCGTAACAGTCTGTACGGAATGATCTCCAAGGAGTTGGGTGCCGGCCATCGGATTACCCAGTCCTGTAGGACCCCGACCACGGTGCCAAGGCATTCAGCTGCTCTACGGGAACTGCCCTTCGGGTGCCGAACCAG TGCATTGAGCAGTATGCGAAAGCCATGTGCACTCGTGCCGAGCACCCCACGAAATAACCAGAATAGGATCTGTGCGGATCCCCAGCAGAAGTGTAGCAATGCGTGTTGCAAAGTGCAGCAGCTCAACTCGCACTCCCAATCGCGCCCCCATTCCCTAGGCCAGGCTCAAGCGCACACTCAGTCTATGGAGGAGCTGCCAAGGCGGCATTACCACAAGCACAGCTCTAATTTCGGGTTCAAGGGGCACCCCCACTCACCGCCGACCCCTCCGCAGAGGGTAGACGGAGAGCGAACCCAGCTCAAGGGCCATCGATCGCATGTGCCAGCCGCACAAAGGGAGTTGCGGGAGCACGAGCGTCCAGTGGTAGTAACGACACCGCGTGTGGTAGCCCAGccaaaggaaatggaaaagctAAAGGAAAGGGTAATGGAAAGGGTAAAGGAAAGGGTAAGGAtaagggaaaaggaaaagatcCAATTCCAAACACAGGCTCGAGCCTATGTAGAGACACAAGCCACAGGCAAGCAAAAGCCGAAAGTCCTCGAGCTGGGTACACATGACTGGGTCGAGAAGCTTGGTCCAACCACCTTGGCTGGTTCTCAGGATGCTAGAGAGCCCCAGGGCGAGGCCGGCCTCCTGAAGCCGCCCAAGGCAAGAATTTCCAAGCAGAAGCACAGAGAGCAGCCGAAGACAGTTCAAACCAGTGTCAAGCTCGAGCACGAGGCCATAGTCGTCCAGAAGGAACCGCAGGACATAGTGGACCATAACCAGAACCCGAAGCCGAACCCGAAcacggacccggacccggaccccaACCCGAAACCGAACCTAAGCCATCGGAAAGTGAGGAAGCGGGAGAAGGAACTACTGCAGGCGCCACCGGACAGGCGCTCGGACAACACAAGGAACGAGAAGAGCCTTCTTCTCGAGGCATTGCTGCGGCGGAAACAGCGCGAAACAAATTCCCAGGACCCCGATATGGATGCCAAAGTGCAATCGAATTTGGATAAGCTCCAGGCCGACAGGAAAAAGATGGAGAAGAAGATCCTTAAGTATGCGGCGGAAACCGGACTGATGTTCATCAGCGAAAATTTGAAGAATAACGGCTCAGACCGCTCCAAAACGGTATATTCTTCAGACTCCGAGACCTATTTTACACCAAAATCTCGTAAGACGTTGGTAAAGAAGACACTGATTAAGAAATATAAACCCAACCGGGACGTAAAACACCACGGAAATAACATTACGGAGCTCCACGAATCCACCTCGTCCTACAAGttcaagaagcagcagcacgatGTCTTCGATGCATCGGAAAAAGGCGAGCAGCAGGTGGGCGATGCCAAACATTTTTTGGAGGCAAAGTACTGCCTAACCCATGAGCTCCCTCGCCACGAGATGGAAAAACATAGATACGATTCCATAATCCCTTCAGGAGTTCGCCAATCGCCAGACGATTCATTCAACACTAGACCTACACCTGGCAAATATCACACAATCCTGAAGCCCATGTATTTGGATTTGTTTTCGACTCTGGCATCGGCACCGGCTCCGGCACAGACCCTGCCCTCGAGCCACACAGTGAAGGAGCCCCGTCGCAGGAAGCATATTTCTGGAGATAACTTCCAGCCCCTGCATCAGCGACACATCAGCGAGATCCAGGCGGCTCGCATCAATAACGACTAG